One Haemorhous mexicanus isolate bHaeMex1 chromosome 19, bHaeMex1.pri, whole genome shotgun sequence genomic window carries:
- the GSC2 gene encoding homeobox protein goosecoid-2, translated as MSAEPVPGADASRRGLKKPRPFSIEDILASPAEKSPQVLVPLCLRSILDCTPQRPCELEAIPASSLQEEEEEEEEEELERAGCSCCCCSHTSARSLQDLPAWLDARLPWPVRLLQPALRVCRSSQEKAGELQSLQQLQSLQQQLQRRTRRHRTIFSEEQLQALETLFHQNQYPDVVTREHLANRIHLKEERVEVWFKNRRAKWRHQKRATASALTLQAKQPPKESC; from the exons atgTCTGCAGAGCCAGTGCCAGGGGCTGATGCCAGCAGGAGAGGCCTGAAGAAGCCACGTCCGTTCAGCATCGAGGACATCCTCGCCAGCCCCGCGGAGAAGAGCCCCCAGGTCTTGGTGCCACTGTGCCTGCGGAGCATCTTGGACTGCACACCCCAGAGACCCTGTGAGCTGGAGGccatcccagccagctccctgcaggaggaggaagaggaggaagaggaggaagagctggaaagggcaggctgcagctgctgctgctgttctcacACGAGTGCCCGTTCCCTGCAGGACCTGCCAGCTTGGCTGG ATGCACGGCTGCCCTGGCCCGTGCGGCTCTTGCAGCCGGCGCTCAGGGTGtgcaggagctcccaggagAAGGCTGGtgagctgcagagcctgcagcagctgcagagcctgcagcagcagctgcagcgcCGCACGCGCCGGCACCGCACCATCTTCAgcgaggagcagctgcaggcgCTGGAGACGCTGTTCCACCAGAACCAGTACCCGGACGTGGTGACCCGCGAGCACCTGGCAAACCGCATCCACCTCAAGGAGGAGAGGGTCGAG GTTTGGTTTAAAAACCGTCGGGCGAAGTGGCGGCATCAGAAGAGGGCGACTGCCTCGGCACTGACCCTCCAGGCCAAGCAGCCCCCCAAGGAGAGCTGTTAG
- the ESS2 gene encoding splicing factor ESS-2 homolog — MEAIPVPPASPAALVPAPAAGPVAVTGKEVVSPAARHPKKILDEEAYIESLEKIIQRDFFPDVEKLRAQKDYLEAEENGDLEKMRQIAIKFGSSLNKSSRDTPAPYVTPATFETPEVHPGSLPVGHKSKAGIKTAEEGEAEKDEKDALPSLDTFLAKHTSEDNASFEQIMEVAKEKEKVKHAWLYSAEEEYTRRQNENLALPSAEQQALENVKAGLDTWEYTARNTLMYYPTGVPDESEVFKKPREVVHRNTRFVKDPFSQAVSKSQLQQAAALNAQYKQGKVGPDGKELIPQDSPKVNGYGFVATPSPAPGVSESPFMTWGEIESTPLRLEGSERPYVDRTPGPAFKILEPGRRERLGLKMANEVAAKNRAKKQEALRKVTENLASLTPKGLSPAMSPALQRLVNRTASKYTDKALRASYTPSPAHTGTPGYKTPASGPQTPQSTPQSRTVSQTPVSQDTTSITDNLLQLPKRRKASDFF, encoded by the exons ATGGAGGCGATACCGGTGCCCCCGGCTTCTCCCGCCGCTCTGGTGCCGGCTCCTGCCGCGGGCCCCGTCGCCGTGACGGGGAAGGAGGTGGTGTCGCCGGCCGCGAGGCACCCGAAGAAGATCTTGGATGAGGAGGCCTATATCGAG AGCTTAGAGAAGATCATCCAGCGAGACTTTTTTCCCGATGTGGAGAAGCTACGAGCACAGAAGGACTATCTGGAGGCTGAGGAAAACGGCGACTTGGAGAAAATGAGACAAATTGCTATCAAGTTTGGCTCTTCCTTGAACAAATCGTCGAGGGACACACCTGCACCCT aTGTTACCCCAGCCACGTTTGAAACCCCAGAAGTGCATCCAGGTAGCCTTCCAGTAGGACATAAATCTAAAGCTGGCATCAAGACTGCAGAGGAAG gagaagcagaaaaggatgAGAAAGATGCTCTTCCCAGCCTGGACACATTCCTGGCCAAGCACACGAGTGAGGATAACGCTTCCTTTGAGCAGATCATGGAGGTGgccaaggagaaggagaaggtcAAGCACGCCTGGCTGTACAGCGCTGAGGAGGAGTACACCCGG CGACAAAATGAAAACCTGGCACTTCCTTCAGCCGAGCAGCAAGCTCTGGAGAACGTGAAAGCTGGGCTGGATACCTGGGAATACACAGCTCGAAACACCCTCATGTATTATCCCACAG GTGTACCTGATGAGAGTGAAGTTTTTAAGAAGCCCAGGGAAGTTGTGCATCGAAACACACGTTTTGTGAAGGACCCTTTTAGCCAAGCTGTGAGCAAATCCCAGCTCCAACAAGCTGCAGCCCTCAACGCTCAG tacaAACAGGGCAAAGTGGGGCCCGATGGGAAAGAATTGATCCCCCAAGATTCTCCAAAAGTGAATGGGTATGGATTTGTGGCTaccccctctcctgccccag GCGTCAGTGAGTCACCTTTTATGACATGGGGTGAAATTGAAAGCACCCCTTTACGTCTGGAAGGGTCAGAAAGACCATATGTGGACAGAACACCTGGCCCAGCTTTCAAG ATCCTGGAGCCTGGACGCCGTGAGAGGTTAGGACTCAAGATGGCCAATGAAGTGGCAGCTAAAAACCGAGCAAAGAAGCAGGAGGCACTtagaaaagtgacagaaaatcTGGCCAG cCTGACTCCAAAAGGACTAAGCCCAGCAATGTCACCAGCTTTGCAAAGACTTGTAAACAGGACTGCAAGTAAATACACCGACAAAGCCCTGCGAGCCAGCtacaccccctccccagcccacacAGGAACTCCTGGTTACAAGACCCCAGCCAGTGGACCTCAAaccccccagagcaccccacaGTCTAGGACAGTATCTCAGACACCAGTATCTCAGGATACTACATCCATCACGGACAATTTGCTGCAGCTTCCCAAAAGAAGAAAGGCATCTGATTTCTTCTGA